The nucleotide sequence AATGATTGCGCACAAAACCACGCCAATACAGCGCGCTACCGGTGAAAGCGGGCGGGTCCGGCCGTCCTGTCGCCGCGAAATTAGGCGGCAATCCAACTAAAGGATGATGGCGGACGCCGCGGATTCCGGTGGACGCACCTGAGCACCGCCGCGCAAAGGGACAGCAGGGTGGAAGCTTCGTGCTCTGGGCGGCGAAAATCCCGTTCTCGAACAGGACTTTTGGCGCGAATAGCCCGATTTCGCATAAACCGTCCGTGTCAGAAATGGCTGAAGCTCAGCTGCTTCAGCCTCATCGGCCCCTGCGGGCCGTAGAACACCGGAGGGCCGGGCTCGGCGGTGATCTCGCCGATCGCGGTGACCGCAACCCCGACCCGCGCCGCCGCCGACATGAGGGCGTCCAGCTCGTCCGGCGCCACCGCCATCAGGATCTCGTAGTCGTCGCCCCCGGTCACGATCCGCTCCAGCAGGTTGGGATCGCCGAGCAAAGCGGTCGCAGCGGCACTCGACAGCGGCAGCAGCGCGGTCTCGATGCGGGCGCCGACGCCCGACAGCGCGCACATCTTGGCGAGGTCGCCGGCGAGGCCGTCCGACACGTCCATCGCCGCGCGAACGTGGTCGCGCAGCGCCGCGACCAGCTTGGTGCGCGGCTGCGGCAACAGGTAACGGTCGGCAAGGTGGGCCTTGTCGCGAAGGTTGAGTCGGCCCAGCCCGCGCGGCACGAGGTGGCGGCGCTGCAACAGCCCGAGCGCGGCATCGCCGATGGTGCCGGTGACCACCACCCAGTCGCCGGGCGCGGCGCCGGCGCGGCGAACCATGCCGCCGGCCGGCACGGAGCCGAACGCGGTGACGGTGAGGGTCAGCGGACCGGGCGTGCGCACGGTATCGCCGCCGAACAGCGGACACCCGTAGGCTGCGGCGTCCTCGCCGAGGCCGCGGGCGAAGGCGTCCAGCCACTCCGGCTTGATGCCCTCGGGAAATGCCGTCGAAATGACGAAGCCAAGCGGATCGGCGGCCTTGGCGGCAAGGTCCGACAGATTGACCCGCAGCGCCTTCCTGGCGATGGCGTCGGCGGGATCGTCGGCGAAGAAATGCACCCCCGCCACCAGGGTGTCGGTGGTGATGACCAGTTCGCAACCCGGCGGCGGCGCCACCGCGGCGGCGTCGTCGGTCAGACCGAACGCGCCCTCGTGGGTGGCGATCGGGGCAAACACACGGTGGATCAACGCGTCCTCGGCCGACAGCCTGCCGGCCGGGACGGCATGGACCACCGGGCGCGGCCGCACCCTGGCCGGCGGCGGCGCGGCCGCCGCTGGCGGCTCGCGCGGCCCTGCCGCCGGTGCCGGCGAGGGGTCGGGCGGCGCGGCCGGCGCCGCCGCCTCGGCCTCGGGACCGAACAGCTCGGCGTTGAGCAGCTTCGCCTCAAGCGCAATCTCGGCGGCGTCCGGTCGGGGCGGCGCCGGCTCGGCCGGCGGGTGGGGCGCCGCGATCTCGGTCCAGCTCGCATCGGCCGGCTCGAACGCGGTCCATTTCGGCGCGAACGGCCGCTCGGGCCCGGCGGCCGCGGCATCCTCGGCCAGGCCGGCTTCGGGCGAGGCCGACGGCTTCCCCAGCCGCGGCGGCGGCACGTCGAGCACGAACGGCTGGTAGCCCCGCGCACCGGCACCCGGCACCGTCTCGGCCAGACGCGGGGCCGGCGGCGGGTCAGCCGGACAAGGCTCGGGTGGCCAAGACTCGGATGGCCAAGACTCGGATGGCCAAGACTCGGGCGGAAAAGACTCGGGCGGAAAAGACTCAGACGCGGTGGATTCGGATGTCGCGGGTTCGGACGCGGTGAGGTCCGACGCGGCGGGCTCGGCGGCGGCGGGTTCGGCCGGGGCCGGCGCGATAAGCTCGAGCTCGGCCGCCGGCACCGGCGGCGTGCCCACCGGCGCCATCGCCGAGCCGAAATCGAGCGGGCCGAGGTCGAACGCGCCCAGAGCGAACTGGAACGCCGCGGGATCGTCCTTACCGTTGGCAGCGGGACCGTTGGCAGCGGGCGGCTCGGGCTCGGCCGGCGCCGGGTCCAAGGACACATGGGCCGGCGATGAGGCCGAAGGCGCCGGCAAAACCGAGTCTTCCAACGAAACCTTGGGAGTTGCCGGAGCGACCGGCTCGGGTGCAGCCGCGGGGGTCGGGGACTTGGCCGTCACCGGGGACTTGGCCGTCACCGACGCCTTGGCCGCGGCGGACGCAAGATCGATGCGCTCGACCCCGAGCCGGGGCATGCCGTGCTTGGTGGCGGCCGGACCAAGGCTGGTCGGCTCCGCAGCAAGGTCTGGGGCCGGCTTCGGCTCAGTCGCCATGTCAGCGGGCACCCTCCCCGGCGAACTCGCCGGCGCGCAGCTTGCGCGCCAATCCGTCGAGCACGGCATTGGCCATCGAGGTCTCGTCCCCTTCGAGGAAGGCGCTGGCAACGTCGACATACTGCGACACAACCACCCGCGCAGGAATATCCGGCCGGGACAGCAGTTCGTAGCAGCCGGCCCGCAGCAGCGCGCGCAGCACCGCCTCGACCCGCTTGAGCGGCCAGCCGCCGCTCAAGGTGGCGTCGATCAACGGATCGATCTGGCGCTGCTCGCGCACCACGCCTTCGACCAGATCGCGGAAGAACGCGACCTCCGCTTCCGGATGGGCAACGCCCTCGACCTCGCGGCCGATCCAGTGGCTTTCGAATTCCGCGAACACATCGGCGGTCGGGGTCGCGGCGACGTCCATCTGGTAGAGCGCCTGCACCGCATTGAGGCGGGCACCGGCCCTCGCGACGCGGCGGGACGACGCTTGCTGCGGCTTCATCACAAACACTCCCGTCCATCCAGGCGACGCTTCAGGCGCAGCAGCGTCAGCACCGCACTCGCGGCGTGGCCGCCCTTGTCGAGGCGCTGCGGGTCGGCACGTTCGAACGCCTGGGCCTCATTGTCGACGGTCAGGATGCCGTTGGCGAGCGGAAGCGCGCGGCTGACCGCAAGATTCATCAAGGCGCGGGCCGATTCGCTCGCCACAATGTCGTAGTGCGAGGTTTCGCCGCGAATGACGCAGCCGAGCGCCACCACGCCATCATAGGGCGTGCCGTTCGCGGCCGCGGTGGCGAGCGCAATCGCCACCGCGGGTGGAATTTCCAGCGAGCCGGGCACGGTGATGCAATCAACGGTCACGCCAGCGGCGCGAAGCCGGCGCAGCGCACCGTCGAGCAGAAGGTCGGCCAGCGCGTCGTAAAACCGCGCCTCGACCAGCAGGACGCGCGCGTCGGCAATGGGTTGCTCGGCCTCGGCGGCCGGGCGGGACGAAGACACAATCATCTGAAGGTTCCGGGTTTGCGCCCGGAGATACGCGGATCAGCGCGCCTCGGCAAGGCGCGCGGCGTAGCGGGCCATCAGATCGACTTCGAGATTGAGCCGCGAGCCCGCCGTCAGCGTGCCCCAGGTGGTCACCGCCAGGGTGTGCGGAATGATGTGAACGGTGAACGCATCGCCGGACACCTCATTGACGGTGAGCGAGGTGCCGTCCAGCGCCACCGAGCCCTTGGCGGCGATGAAGCGCGCGAGCTGGTGCGGCACGCGCAGCACGAAGGTGGCCTGGTCGGCGCCGTCGGTGCGCGTGACGATCTCGGCGAGGCCGTCGACATGGCCGGTGACGATATGGCCGCCGAGCTCGTCGCCGATCTTCAGCGAGCGTTCGAGGTTGATGCGGCTGCCGACCTGCCAACCGCCGGCGGTGGTGAGCTTCAGCGTCTCGGCGGCGGCGTCGATGGCATAGACGGTGCGGCCGGCCGTCTCGGCGACCTCGATCACCGTCATGCAGATGCCGGAATGGCAGATCGAGGCGCCGAGCGCGATCGAATCGGCCGGGTAGCGGCAGGCGACCGAGAGCCGCCGCAGATTGTCGCGCTCGGCAACTGCAACCACCTCGCCGATATCGGTGACGATGCCGGTGAACATGTCAAATCCTCCTCGAAACCGTCATGGTGTCGGCGCCGACCGCCACCCGCTCGATGGTTTTCAGCGCCGGCGCGGCGGTCAGCGCCGTCAGCGGCAGCCCGGCGAGCGCCGGCAGCGCGTCGTCGCCAAGCACGACGTTGCTGCCGAACACCACCGCCTCGTCGACCAGATCGGCCCCCAGCAGCGCCGCCGCCAGCGTCGGCCCGCCCTCGACCATCAGCCGGGTGATGCCGCGCAGCGCCAGCAACCGCAACACCTCGGCGAGATCGAGCCGGCCGTCGGCACCGCGGCCGACCCGCATCACCTCGGCGCCGGCCATTGTCAGCGCGCGATCGCGATCGACGTCGGCGTCGGCGCCGGCGATCAGCCACAGCGGCACGGTGCCGGCGGTAGCGACCAGACGCGACGACAGCGGCAGCTTGAGCGCAGGGTCGAGCACCACCCGCACCGGCGAGCGCGCGGCGAGGCCGGGCAGCCGGCAGGTCAGTTCGGGATCGTCGGCGAGCGCGGTGCCGATGCCGACCATGATGGCATCGTTCAGCGCCCGCAGCATGTGGACGCGAGCGCGGGCAGCCTCGCTGGTGATCGCCGCCGGGTGCGGCCCGGCCAGCCCGGCCTTGCCGTCGGCGGACACCGCGAGCTTCAGCATGACGTGCGGCCGGCCGTCGCGCACCCGGCGGATGTGGCCGGCGTGCGAGCGCTCGCCCTCCGCCCGCAGCACGTCGCGCACCACCTCGATGCCCGCCGCCTCAAGTTTCGCGAAGCCGGCGCCCGCCGTGCGCGGGTCGGGATCGCCGACCGCGGCCACCACGCGGGCGATGCCGGCCTGGATGATGGCCTCCGTGCAGGGCGGGGTTTTGCCGAAATGGGCGCAGGGCTCCAGCGACACGTAGAGCGTGGCGCCGCGCGCCGCCGCGCCCGCCATGGCCAGCGCCCCCGGCTCGGCGTGGGGGCGGCCGCCGGCCTGAGTCCAGCCGCGACCGACGATCACCGGCCGGCCGTCCTCGACGCGCACCACCAGCGCACCGACCGCAGGGTTGGGCCAGGTGGTGCCGCGCGCCGCGTCGCCGAGCGCGATTGCCGCCGCCATCAGCCGAACGTCATCCGCAACCAGCGCCGCGGCCGAGCCTGCGGTCATGGCCGCTCGACGCCGACCGTCGCGTGGGCAATCTCGCCCAGCAGGTTCTCGAAGTCCTTGGGATCGCGGAAATTCTGGTAAACCGAGGCGAACCGGACATAGGCCACGGTGTCGATGTCACGCAGCCGCTGCAGCACGAGCTGGCCGATCGCCTCGGAGCCGACCTCGCTCTCACCCTGGCGCTCCAGCTGGCGCACGATCTCCGACACCAGCCGGTCGATGCTCTCCTCGTCGACCGGTCGCTTGCGCACCGCGACCGCGATCGAGCGACGCAGCTTCTCGCGGTCGAACGGCACCCGCCGGCCGGAGCGCTTGAGCACCGTCAATTCGCGCAGCTGCACCCGCTCGAAGGTGGTGAAGCGGGCGCCGCAGTCGGGGCACACCCGCCGCCGCCGCACCGCCGTGCCGTCCTCGGAGGGGCGCGAGTCCTTCACCTGGGTGTCCAGGTTGGAACAGAAGGGACACTTCATGACCCGCGCCGCCCTCTCATCGGATCCTCTGGTGGGATCATGTCCCGCGGGATGCCATCCCGCGAGACTTTGTCATCACTGGCCGTAGACCGGAAAGCGCCGGGTCAGCTCGCCGACCTTGGCCGCCACCGCGGCCTCCGCCGCCGCATTGCCGGCCTCGCCGTTGCTCGACAGCCCGTCGAGCGCCTCGGCGATGAACGCGCCGACCTGGGCGAACTCCGGGGCGCCGAAGCCGCGGCTGGTCGCAGCCGGGGTGCCGAGCCGGATGCCGGAGGTCACCATCGGCTTTTCGGGGTCGAACGGGATGCCGTTCTTGTTGCAGGTGAGGTGCGCGCGCCCGAGCGCGGCTTCCGCCGCCTTGCCGGTCAGCGACTTCGGCCGCAGATCGACCAGCAGCAGGTGGTTGTCGGTGCCGCCGGTGACCAGCGCGAAGCCGGCCTTCAGCAGGGTGTCGGCCAGCACCTTGGCGTTGGCCACCACCTGGGCAGCGTAGGCGCGGAACTCCGGCCGCAGCGCCTCGCCGAACGCCACCGCCTTGGCGGCGATCACGTGCATCAGCGGGCCGCCCTGAAGGCCGGGGAAGATCGCCGAGTTGATCTTCTTGGCGAGCCCCTCGTCGTTGGTGAGGATCAGGCCGCCGCGCGGGCCGCGCAGGGTCTTGTGGGTGGTCGAGGTGACGACGTGGGCGTGCGGGAACGGCGAGGGATGCGCGCCGCCCGCCACCAGCCCGGCGAAGTGGGCGATGTCGACCATGAAATAGGCGCCGACCTCGTCGCAGATGGCGCGGAAGCGGGCGAAGTCCCAATGGCGGGCATAGGCCGAGCCGCCGGCCAGGATCAGCTTCGGCTTGTGCTCGCGGGCGAGCTTCTCCACCGCGTCCATGTCGATGCGCTGGTCATCCGGGCGCACATTGTACGGCACCACGTTGAACCACTTGCCGGACATGTTGACCGAGCTGCCGTGGGTCAGGTGGCCGCCGGCGGAGAGGTCGAGGCCCATGAAGGTATCGCCGGGCTTCAGCAGCGCCAGGAACACCGCCTGGTTGGCCTGGCTGCCGGAATTGGCCTGAACGTTGGCGAAGGCGCAGCCGAACAGCGTCTTGGCGCGGTCGATCGCGATGTTCTCGGCGATATCGACGAACTCACAGCCGCCATAGTAGCGCCGGCCGGGATAACCCTCGGCGTACTTGTTGGTCATGATCGAGCCTTGGGCCTCGAGCACGGCGCGCGAGACGATGTTCTCCGAGGCGATCAGTTCGATATGGTCCTGGAGCCGCGTCAGCTCCTTGGCGATGGTGGAGGCGATCTCGGGATCGCTCTCGGCCAGCGAGGCGGTGAAGAAACTGTCGAATAGCGGCCGGCTGCGCTCGACGTCGGAAACCGACATGGCCACGCCCCCTCTTGACTCACGGTTGCGTTGATCCGGTCGCGGCGCGGGCCGAAGCCACGCCGTACGGCCGAAGCGGTCGCTTACCACGACCGACAGGGGTCGCCAAGGCGACCGGACCCAAGATATGGCCCGGAGCGGGCAATTATTGCGGAGACTCGCGGGTACTCGGCCAGGGCGGGAGCGGAAGGGTGCCACCGCACCTTCGGCATTGACACCCCCCTCACGCCACCACCGCTAGCAGCGTCAGGTGGTCCCACCACGAATTGGGGCGAACGTGCTGCGACACCACCCGGAAGCCGGCCACCTCCACCTCCGCCACGATGGCGGCAGCTTCAAGCAGGGCGCGGGTGGGCTTGCCGTCCTCCATCAGGCAGCGCGCGGCAGGGTCGAACCGGGCACGCGCAGTCGCCGATTTCGGCTCGCCGCACATGGTGCTGACGACGAACACGCCGTCCGCTTTCGTCACCCGCCGAACCTCGGCGAGACAGGCGGCGCGATCGCAGCCGATGAGGCAGTGCAGGCAATTGCCATCGATCACGGCGTCGAAGCAGCCGTCTGAACAGGCTGGCATGGCCCGCACGTCGCCCCGGCGGAACGTGCCGGCGAGGCCACGCGCCTCGAACGCCGCATGCGCCCAGGCAACGGCGTCGCCGGATTGCTCGATGCCCTCGACGCGGTAGCCCTGCTCGGCGAAAAGCGCCGACACCAACCCATTGCCGCAGCCGAGTTCGAGGAGGTGCGCCGGTGGCGGCGGAAAGTCCGCATGCCGCCGCAGCCACGCCAGCGTCTGCATCCAACCGTCGCGACGGCGGGTGGCGGCGGCGCCACCCCAGCCGGCCGCGCCTGCCGCCCGCAGCCGGGCGTATTCGACATTCACGTCCTGGCTCATGCGAATGCCTCCCTGGGTGCCGGCTCCGGACGGGCGCCGACATGCTGTCGCCGTGATCCTGGACCATCATTGTATTGTTTCACCACCGTCGTGCTGCGCCGCGCTCCTACCATTCTGCCGAGACCCAGAATGTCCTTCTCCGAAAAGTCGTCAGCCGGAGAGGCATTTCATGCAGATATTGCCACATCCGAAGTTGCGAGCCTGCCGCCGCGATCCAAGTTCGACTGCCATCCGCTCGCAATTGTTTGATCGGACCCGAGTGCAGGTGGACGGCGGGGTCGCAACGTTTGCTAAAAATTAAGGTGGCCGGATCGGCGCGCCGGGCTAAACGTAAAAGAGTCTGTATCTACATTTGGCGTAAGCCATTTTAGCGTATCCCGGCCGTGCGGGACCGTTGCGCACCGAAACGCTCCGCCGAGCGGTGCGCTCCCGCATCGCCCGTCGGCCATTTTCGAACACGTTGGACCGGACATGTCGCGTTTTCGCTCCCTGCCGATTGCCACCCTGGTCGTGCTGGCCGGGCTCGGATGGCTGTTCTGGCCACAGCTCAAGCCGCTGGTGGCGATGGTCCCCGGCCTATCGAGCTTGGCCGAACACCAAGGCGACGCCGCCCGACCAGCCGCCGCACCGCGCGGCGTGCCGGTGGTGACCGACAAGGTCGAGCGCAAGGACGTGCCGCGGACGCTGGACGCGGTCGGCACCGTCCAGTCGATCGCCTCGATCCTGATCCGACCGCGCACCGACAGCGAGATCACCGCGATCCACGTCGAGGAAGGCGCCAAGGTCAAGGCCGGCGAGCTTCTGTTCACGCTCGACGACCGGGTGCTGCAGGCCCAACTTGCCCAGGTCGAGGCCCAGGCCCACAAGGACGAGGCCCAGCTCGAACAGGCCAAGCGCGACCTCGACCGCGCCGAGGACCTGCTGCGGCGCAAGATCTCGACCCAGGTGCAGCGCGACATCGCCGCGACGCTGGTCCGCGTCAACGAGGCGCAGCTTGCCTCCGACCGCGCCCAGCGCGACAGCCTGCTCGCCTCGCTCAGCTACACCAAGATTGTCGCGCCGGTGTCCGGCCGGATCGGCTCGATCACCGCCAAGGTCGGCGCCGTGGTGCGCGCCGCCGATTCCGGCGTGATCGCCACCATCAACCAGTTCGACCCGATCTATGTGGCGTTCTCGATCCCGCAGTCGGCGCTGGTGCCGCTGCGCCAGGCGATGGCCGAACGTCCGGTCAGCGCCGAGGTGAGCACGCCGCGCAAGCCGGTGCGCGGCACCGTGACCTTCGTCGAGAACGCGGTCGATCCCGCCACCGGAACGGTGCTGGTCAAGGCGACCATGCCCAATAGCGATGAGTTGCTGTGGCCGGGTGCGTTCGCGTCGGTCCAGGTCATCCTCGGCGAACAGGCCGGCGCCACCGTGGTGCCGTCGGCGGCGGTGCAAATCGGCCAGGACGGGGCGTTCGTGTTCGTCGTCAAGGACGGCAAGGCTGAGCTCAAGCGCGTCGCGGTCGAGCGCACCCAGGGCGATGTCACCGTGCTCGCCTCCGGCGTCGAGCCGGGCGAGGACGTGGTGATCGACGGCCAGCTCCGCCTCGTCAACGGCGCCCCGATCAACCGCAATCCAGCGCGCGCCACCACCGCCGCACCCGCCCTCGCCAACGGAAGCTGAGCCCATGCTGTCTGCGCTGTGCATCCGCCGCCCGGTGATGACCATCCTGCTGATGGTGTCGTTCGTCGTGGCGGGCCTGTTTGCCTACCGCCAGCTTCCGGTGGCGGCGGTGCCGCGCGTCGACTTTCCCACCATCCAGGTGTCGGGCTCGCTGCCCGGCGCCAGCCCGGAGACGATGGCGGCATCGGTTGCCTCGATCCTGGAGCGGCAGTTCTCCACCATCGCCGGCGTCACCTCGATGGCCTCGACCTCGACGCTGGGCCAGACCTCGATCGTTCTGCAGTTCGACCTGAACCGCAACATCGACGGCGCCGCGCTCGACGTGCAGTCGGCGATCTCGACCGCGCAGCGCAAGCTGCCGACCGACATGACGACGCCGCCAAGCTTTCGGAAGGTGAACCCGGCCGACGCGCCGGTGCTGTTCCTGGCGCTGTCGTCGACCCAAGCCCGGCTGTCGGATGTCGACGCCTTCGCCCAATCCTCGATCGTGCCCAGGCTGTCGACGCTGCCCGGCGTCGCCCAGGTGATGGTGTTCGGCTCGCAGAAATATGCGGTCCGGGTGCGCGCCGACCTCGACCAGCTGGCAGCGCGCGGCCTCAGCCTCGCCGAAGTCCAGACCGCGCTCGCCAACGCCAATTCGCTGACGCCGGTGGGCTCGGTCACCCAGAGCAACCGCAACGTCATTTTGGATTCGACCGGCCCGATCATGCGTGCTGCCGACTTCATGCCGGTGGTGGTGGCTTGGCAGAACGGCGCGCCGGTGCGGGTCGAGGACATTGGCACCGCCATCGACTCGATCGAGAACGACAAGGTGGCGAGCTGGTTCAACGGCGACCGCGCCATCGTGCTGGCGGTGCAGAGGCAGCCCGACGCCAACACCGTCGAGGTGGTCGACCGCATTCAGCAGATGATGCCGCAGATCCGCGCCGAGCTGCCGTCCGGCGTCAGCATCGACGTGATGATGGATCGCTCCAAGCCGATCCGTGCCGCCATCGAGGACGTCGAGATTACGCTCGGCATCGCCATGGTGCTGGTGATCATCGTCATCTACTTCTTCCTGCGCAGCGCGCGGGCGACGCTGATCCCGGCGATTGCGCTGCCGATCTCGCTGATCGGCACCTTCGCCGGCATGTATCTGTTCGGCCATTCCATCGACAACATCTCGCTGCTGGCGCTGACGCTGTCGGTCGGCTTCGTGGTCGACGATGCCATCGTCATGCTCGAGAACATCATGCGCCACGTCGAGAAGGGCGAGAACCCTTACGACGCGGCGCTGAAGGGCTCGCGCGAGGTCGGCTTCACCATCATCTCGATGACGGTTTCGCTGGTGGCGGTGTTCATCCCGGTGCTGTTCATGGGCGGGGTGGTGGGTCGGATGTTCAACGAGTTCGGCCTCGTCATCTCGATGTCGATCATCATCTCCGGCATCGTGTCGCTGACGCTGACGCCGATGCTGTGCTCGCGGCTGCTCCGGCCGCAGATCGAGGAGCCGCGGCACAATTTCATGCTGCGCGGCTTCGAGCGCGGCTTCGAGGCGGTGGCGGCCGGCTATGCGTGGTCGCTGCGCAAGGTGATCGCCCACAAGCTGGTGATGCTGGCGGTGACGCTGGCGACCTTCGTCGTCACCTTCGAGCTCTACCGCGACATTCCGAAGGGGTTCTTCCCCAGCGAGGACAACGGCCTGATCTCCGGCTCGACGGTGGGGCCGGACGACGCCTCGTTCGAGGCGATGGTGGAGCGCCAGAAGGTGGTGGCCGAGATCATCGGCAAGGACCCCGACGTCGTCACGGTGATGTCCACGGTCGGCTCCGGCCCCGGCGCCAACACCCAGAACGCCGGCCGGCTGTTCATCGGCCTGCGCGACAAGCCAGAGCGCAAGGACGACGTCCAGCAGGTGATCCAGCGGCTGCGGCGCGAGGTCGCCGAGGTGCCCGGCATCAACACCTTCTTCCAGCCGGTGCAGTCGATCTCGGTCGGCGCGGTGTCCTCGCGCAGCCAGTACCAGTACACGCTGCAATCGACCGACCTCAAGGCGCTGCGCGCATTCGCGCCGCAGATCGAAAGCCGCATGCGGCAGATCCCCGGCGTGCTCGACGTCAATTCCGATCTGCAGATCAAGGCGCGCGCCGGCTACGTCACCATCGACCGCGACCTCGCCGCCCGGCTCGGACTCAATGTCGATCAGATCCGCAACCTGTTCTATTCGGCCTACGGCTCGCGGCAGGTGTCGACCATCTACGCGCCGGACGACACCTATCAGGTGATCCTGGAAGCCGACCCCAAATACACCGACCCCGGCGAACTGCTGCGCCGCCTCACCGTGCGCACGGCGAGCGGGGCGGCGATCCCGCTCGATGCGGTGGCCAAGCTCGACCAGCAGCCCACTGCCCTCACCGCCTCCCACCTCGGCCAGCTGCCGGCGGTGACGATCTCGTTCAACCTCCAGCCCGGCGTGTCGCTCGGCGACGCGGTGAGCCGCATCGAGCAGGTGACGCGCGACATCGGCCTGCCGGCGACGATCTCGACCACCTTCCAGGGCACGGCGCAGCTGTTCCAGGACGCGCTCGCCAACCAGGGCCTGCTGCTGTTCGCCGCCGTCATCGTCATCTACATCGTGCTCGGCATCCTCTACGAGAGCTTCATCCACCCGCTGACGATTTTGTCCGGCCTGCCGACCGCCGGCATCGGCGCGCTGATCGCGCTGGAACTCGCCGGGATGGACCTCTCGGTGATCGCGATGATCGGCCTTGTGATGCTGATCGGCATCGTCAAGAAGAACGCCATCATGCTGGTCGACTTCGCCAGCACCCGGCAGCAGGCCGGCGCCTCGGCCGAGGACGCCATCGTCGAGGCGGCGGCGCTGCGCTTTCGCCCGATCATGATGACGACGTTCGCCGCGGTGTTCGGCACGCTGCCGATCTCGCTCGGCATCGGCGCCGGCGCCGAGCTGCGCCAGCCGCTCGGCATCGCGGTGGTCGGCGGGCTGTGCCTGTCGCAGCTCTTGACGCTCTACATCACGCCGGTGGTGTTCCTGGCGTTCGACCGGCTGTCGAAGCGGCGGCCGGGCAAGGACAGCCCGCACCCGGTCGAGGCGGAGGACAAGCCGCGCCGCATCGCGGCGGAGTGAGCAGTTTCGACGACCTGGGCATCGTCATCCCGGGCGAGCGTCAGC is from Blastochloris viridis and encodes:
- the nrdR gene encoding transcriptional regulator NrdR; protein product: MKCPFCSNLDTQVKDSRPSEDGTAVRRRRVCPDCGARFTTFERVQLRELTVLKRSGRRVPFDREKLRRSIAVAVRKRPVDEESIDRLVSEIVRQLERQGESEVGSEAIGQLVLQRLRDIDTVAYVRFASVYQNFRDPKDFENLLGEIAHATVGVERP
- the ribD gene encoding bifunctional diaminohydroxyphosphoribosylaminopyrimidine deaminase/5-amino-6-(5-phosphoribosylamino)uracil reductase RibD produces the protein MTAGSAAALVADDVRLMAAAIALGDAARGTTWPNPAVGALVVRVEDGRPVIVGRGWTQAGGRPHAEPGALAMAGAAARGATLYVSLEPCAHFGKTPPCTEAIIQAGIARVVAAVGDPDPRTAGAGFAKLEAAGIEVVRDVLRAEGERSHAGHIRRVRDGRPHVMLKLAVSADGKAGLAGPHPAAITSEAARARVHMLRALNDAIMVGIGTALADDPELTCRLPGLAARSPVRVVLDPALKLPLSSRLVATAGTVPLWLIAGADADVDRDRALTMAGAEVMRVGRGADGRLDLAEVLRLLALRGITRLMVEGGPTLAAALLGADLVDEAVVFGSNVVLGDDALPALAGLPLTALTAAPALKTIERVAVGADTMTVSRRI
- the thiL gene encoding thiamine-phosphate kinase; translated protein: MATEPKPAPDLAAEPTSLGPAATKHGMPRLGVERIDLASAAAKASVTAKSPVTAKSPTPAAAPEPVAPATPKVSLEDSVLPAPSASSPAHVSLDPAPAEPEPPAANGPAANGKDDPAAFQFALGAFDLGPLDFGSAMAPVGTPPVPAAELELIAPAPAEPAAAEPAASDLTASEPATSESTASESFPPESFPPESWPSESWPSESWPPEPCPADPPPAPRLAETVPGAGARGYQPFVLDVPPPRLGKPSASPEAGLAEDAAAAGPERPFAPKWTAFEPADASWTEIAAPHPPAEPAPPRPDAAEIALEAKLLNAELFGPEAEAAAPAAPPDPSPAPAAGPREPPAAAAPPPARVRPRPVVHAVPAGRLSAEDALIHRVFAPIATHEGAFGLTDDAAAVAPPPGCELVITTDTLVAGVHFFADDPADAIARKALRVNLSDLAAKAADPLGFVISTAFPEGIKPEWLDAFARGLGEDAAAYGCPLFGGDTVRTPGPLTLTVTAFGSVPAGGMVRRAGAAPGDWVVVTGTIGDAALGLLQRRHLVPRGLGRLNLRDKAHLADRYLLPQPRTKLVAALRDHVRAAMDVSDGLAGDLAKMCALSGVGARIETALLPLSSAAATALLGDPNLLERIVTGGDDYEILMAVAPDELDALMSAAARVGVAVTAIGEITAEPGPPVFYGPQGPMRLKQLSFSHF
- the glyA gene encoding serine hydroxymethyltransferase — translated: MSVSDVERSRPLFDSFFTASLAESDPEIASTIAKELTRLQDHIELIASENIVSRAVLEAQGSIMTNKYAEGYPGRRYYGGCEFVDIAENIAIDRAKTLFGCAFANVQANSGSQANQAVFLALLKPGDTFMGLDLSAGGHLTHGSSVNMSGKWFNVVPYNVRPDDQRIDMDAVEKLAREHKPKLILAGGSAYARHWDFARFRAICDEVGAYFMVDIAHFAGLVAGGAHPSPFPHAHVVTSTTHKTLRGPRGGLILTNDEGLAKKINSAIFPGLQGGPLMHVIAAKAVAFGEALRPEFRAYAAQVVANAKVLADTLLKAGFALVTGGTDNHLLLVDLRPKSLTGKAAEAALGRAHLTCNKNGIPFDPEKPMVTSGIRLGTPAATSRGFGAPEFAQVGAFIAEALDGLSSNGEAGNAAAEAAVAAKVGELTRRFPVYGQ
- the nusB gene encoding transcription antitermination factor NusB; this encodes MKPQQASSRRVARAGARLNAVQALYQMDVAATPTADVFAEFESHWIGREVEGVAHPEAEVAFFRDLVEGVVREQRQIDPLIDATLSGGWPLKRVEAVLRALLRAGCYELLSRPDIPARVVVSQYVDVASAFLEGDETSMANAVLDGLARKLRAGEFAGEGAR
- a CDS encoding riboflavin synthase, with product MFTGIVTDIGEVVAVAERDNLRRLSVACRYPADSIALGASICHSGICMTVIEVAETAGRTVYAIDAAAETLKLTTAGGWQVGSRINLERSLKIGDELGGHIVTGHVDGLAEIVTRTDGADQATFVLRVPHQLARFIAAKGSVALDGTSLTVNEVSGDAFTVHIIPHTLAVTTWGTLTAGSRLNLEVDLMARYAARLAEAR
- the ribH gene encoding 6,7-dimethyl-8-ribityllumazine synthase — its product is MIVSSSRPAAEAEQPIADARVLLVEARFYDALADLLLDGALRRLRAAGVTVDCITVPGSLEIPPAVAIALATAAANGTPYDGVVALGCVIRGETSHYDIVASESARALMNLAVSRALPLANGILTVDNEAQAFERADPQRLDKGGHAASAVLTLLRLKRRLDGRECL
- a CDS encoding class I SAM-dependent methyltransferase yields the protein MSQDVNVEYARLRAAGAAGWGGAAATRRRDGWMQTLAWLRRHADFPPPPAHLLELGCGNGLVSALFAEQGYRVEGIEQSGDAVAWAHAAFEARGLAGTFRRGDVRAMPACSDGCFDAVIDGNCLHCLIGCDRAACLAEVRRVTKADGVFVVSTMCGEPKSATARARFDPAARCLMEDGKPTRALLEAAAIVAEVEVAGFRVVSQHVRPNSWWDHLTLLAVVA